A window of Garra rufa chromosome 11, GarRuf1.0, whole genome shotgun sequence genomic DNA:
CATCATTTGACATTAATATTAGTCCTATGAGGAAAAAATGGACTGCATTAGAAGCCAAGCAAATATTCCAGTGCACTATACTTTATAAAATATGTTCAGAAATGCTGTGAGTAACTGGTTTGTTTCTTTGCAGAGGTTTTATAAAGGAGGCAGAGGAGATCAGCATCAGCAGGCGTATGAACAGCCTGACACTGAATCGACACACTGAGATCTTGGAGATTCTGGAGATCCCTCAGCTGATGGACACATGCGTGCGGAACGGATACTACGAGGAGGCACTGGAGCTCGCCGCTTATGTGAAGAGACTGGAGAAAAAACATTCATCGCTTCCTGTCATTCAGGTATATAATGATACTGTTCTGCACCAATAATCAaagataaatacatttttataagaaAATAAGTCATACTGAGTTAAAACCGCATTGgtaatttctgttttaaagaaatactgtttttttttttactttctatttatcaaagaaccctgaaaaatatGTATTACAGTTCATTTTTTACCAAAATTGTAAGCAGCATtaatgataataagaaatgttaaaGTCACATTTGAATAATGTAGAATACTGGTATCTAACATACACACTATAAACATGTTTCTTTCACAACATATCTGTCAAATTTAAAGAGAGATTTTACCCAAAATTTAAATTCGTCgtcatttactcgccctcaatttttttggaacacaaaataagatattttgaagaatgttgataacTAAACAGTTGACTGTAGctattgacttctatagtataGAAAGAATTTTATATTGACTTTggcaacattcttcaaaatgtcttcttttgtgttcagcagaagaaagaaatgctTGAAGTTTTGGCGATGAATAAATCTTTGccacttttttatttttgggtgagctatccctttaaagtctGTTTAAGTCTGCCTGCCAAAAATTTTAAAGGAGAAAtttacttccagaatgaaaatttcctgctaatttactcacccccaagtcatccaagacatgtctatctttcttcagttgtaaagaaattaaggtttttgaggaaaacattccaggatttttctccatatagtggacttcaatggtggccaacaggttgaaggtccaaattgcagtttcaaagggcacTACATGATTCCacctgaggaaaaagggtcttatgttgtgaaatgatctgtcattttctaaaaaattacaaattgatatatttttttcaaaattttgacttctttctctcagaattgtgttatacaatcagaattctaagatataaaattgcaattttgagaaataaagtcagaattgggagatataaactcacaattctgactattttttctcagatttgagagtttgtctcgcaattctgattttatacacattttacactcatttgcaagttattaagtcagaattatgagatataaactctcaatcctgagaaaaaaatatcacaattgcaagatttatCAGTCTTTCTTTGAAAGTTTTGGGGATAAATAAATTGTTGCAAATTTTTTATACTtgagtgagctatccctttaccGTCTGTTCAGGGAAAACCTGCCGAAAatgttaaaggaaaagttcacttccagaatgaaaattgtcctgataatttactcacccccaagtcatccaagacatgtctttctttcttcagttgcaaagaaattaaggtttttgaggaaaacattccaggatttttctccatatagtggacttcaatggtggccaacaggttgaaggtccaaattgcagtttcaaagggcacTACATGATTCCacctgaggaaaaagggtcttatgtagtgaaacgatctgtcattttctaaaaaattacaaattgatatatttttttcaaaattttgacttttttctctcagaattgttatacaatcagaattctaagatataaaattgcaattttgagaaataaagtcagaattgggagatataaactcacaattctgactattttttctcagatttgagagtttgtctcgcaattctgattttatacacattttacactcatttgcaagttattaagtcagaattatgagatataaactctcaatcctgagaaaaaaatatcacaattgcaagatttatCAGTCTTTCTTTGAAAGTTTTGGGGATAAATAAATTGTTGCAAATTTTTCATTCTtgagtgagctatccctttaccGTCTGTTCAGGGAAAACCTGCCGAAAatgttaaaggaaaagttcacttccagaatgaaaattttcctgataatttactcacccccaagtcatccaagacatgtctttctttcttcagttgcaaagaaattaaggtttttgaggaaaacattccaggatttttctccatgtagtagacttcagtggtggccaatgggttgaaggtccaaattgcagtttctacaTGATTCCAcctaaggaataagggtcttatgtagcgaaacgatctgtcattttctaaaaaaaaataaatacaaattgatatactttttaaccacaaatgcttgtcttgcactagctgaaCCTCAAGCATTACAGAACCACACATGCAAGATGTAGGCAGAAATAGTGTTTAataaagcgaacatgcaaagaaagtcaaacatccTTTACGAAAAATGACtatgtcggatgattttgaagagGAGTGGACATAAAAATGGCTGAAAAATGTCAAATGTTTATACTAAATAATATTGCATTTTGTGTTCATTCAGGGAATTGTCCATGAGGTTCGACTTTCTGCTCAGCTTATGCTGAACCAACTTCTTCAACAGCTCCGTAGTAACACACAGCTCCCGGTTTGCCTGCGCGTGATTGGATACCTGCGCAGAATGGATGTTTTCACCGAAGCCGAGCTGCGCGTCAAGTTCCTGCAAGCCCGTGGAAGTTGGCTGCGATCCATTCTCGCTGCCATCCCAGATGAAGACCCGTACTTCCACATTACCAAAACTATCGAAACCTGCCGCGTGCATCTCTTCGACATCATCACCCAGTACCGTGCTATATTCTCCGACGAGGATCCGTTGCTGCCACCCGGGGGTCAGGCGTTGAACGAGAGCGCCATTTTTCATGGATGGGTGGTCCAGCAGGCGGCGCAATTTTTGGAAACCCTTGATCGAGATCTCCAGCGTGGAGTGGGAAGCCGTTTGGACTCTCTGCTTGGCCAGTGTATGTACTTCGGGCTTTCGTTTAGTCGGGTCGGGGCGGATTTCCGTGGCCAGCTCGCTCCCATATTTCAGCAGGTTGCTTTGGACACGTTCCGTAAGGCTATTCAGGAAGCGGTGGACAAGTTCCAAGAGGATATGAACTTGTACACACTGATTTCTTTCCCAGCAATACTTGGAAGCACCATTCCGCCAGCGGTCCCGAGCACCCAGCCGGGCACACTGCAGCCCCCTATGGCTCTGCTGGATTTCCCACCTCTAGCCTGCTTCCTCAATAACGTCCTGACAGCCTTCAATGACTTACGTCTGTGCTGTCCGATTGGACTCGCACAGGAAGTTAGCAGATGCATTGAGGAGGCCCTTAATAAGGTAATTATTTACATTAATAAtatgttaaaatactttttttttctctgaattgtgaaatcacataattctgagttgttttctctcaattgcgaatttatatctcacaattcagagaaaatagtcagaattacgagatataaactcaaaattgcgagaaaataatTAAGAATTCTGAGATTTAAGCTGtaaacaattgcaagttaagtcagaatcgtgaggTATAAACTCATATTAgtcattttttccccctcagaattggaattgtgagtttatatctcgcaatcctgtgaaaaaagtaaattgcaaggaaaaaagtcaaaattgtgagatataaattcggaattgtgagaaaaagatcagaattccaagatttaaacttaaaattcctttcttcctcagaattgcaaaatataaacttttttttttttttaaacatttgtgaatttttttcctctaaattgtgagtttaaaagtTGAGTGAGTTAAATTGTGAGTTGTTTTAAATAACTTAGAATTCCGAGATGTAAATAACTTAGAATTCCAAGATTTAAACTTTTTcaaacaattgcaagttattaggttagaattgtgagatataaactcgcaaattgagaacatatcagtcttttttggagtttatatctcacaatttgatgAAAAAGTCAATTACgacaagaaaagtcaaaatagtgagatataaactcggaattgcgaggaaaaaaggttagaattgctagatacaaaaaaaaaaaagtcagaaatgcgagtttatatctcacaataaaaaaaaaaaaggccaattgcaaggaaaaaaaggcataattgtgagatacagactcgcatttgtgagaaaaaaggtcaaaattgcgagtttatttcacaaaaaaaggctaattgtgagggggaaaaaagtcagaattgtgagatacaaactcgcatttgtgagaaaaagtctgaattgcgagtttatatctcagttctgggcaattgcgagggaaaaaagtcagaatcatggGATATAAATtcgaattgcgagaaaaaggtcagaattgtgatatacaaactcaaattctgagaacatatcagtgttttttggaattgcgagtttatatctcgcaatcctgtgaaaaaagtaaattgcaaggaaaaaagtcaaaattgtgagatataaattcggaattgtgagaaaaagatcagaattccaagatttaaacttaaaattcctttctttctcagaattgcaaaatataaactttttttttttaaacatttgtgattttttttttctctaaattgtgagtttaaaagtTGAGTGAGTTAAATTGTGAGTCGTTTTAAATAACTTAGAATTCCGAGATGTAAATAACTTAGAATTCCAAGATTTAAACTTTTTcaaacaattgcaagttattaggttagaattgtgagatataaactcgcaaattgagaacatatcagtcttttttggagtttatatctcacaatttgatgAAAAAGTCAATTACgacaagaaaagtcaaaatagtgagatataaactcggaattgcgaggaaaaaaggttagaattgctagatacaaaaaaaaaagtcagaaatgcgagtttatatctcacaattaaaaaaaaaaaaaaaaggccaattgcaaggaaaaaaaggcataattgtgagatacaaactcgcatttgtgagaaaaagtctgaattgcgagtttatatctcagttctgggcaattgcgagggaaaaaagtcagaatcatggGATATAAATtcgaattgcgagaaaaaggtcagaattgtgatatacaaactcattctgagaacatatcagtgttttttggaattgcgagtttatatctcacagttctgatgaaatgtcagaaatgttacgatgagaaaagtcaaaattgtgaggaactcagaattgtgaggggagaaaaggttagaattgcgagatacagactcgcatttatgagaaaagtcagagttgtgagtgtatattctcacagtttttaaaaaaaggtcaaaattgtgagatacaaacttgtatttgtggaaaaaaatagtcagaattatgagtttatatctcacaattctaagaaaagaagtcagaattgtgagatgtaaaatcttaattgcgagaaaaaaaatcacaattacatttagttttttattcCTTGGCAGAAACGGGCTTATATATGTTGCCGACATATATTTACTTAAACGGTTATTCCCGATTGGACATAATCTGATTTAATGTTATTCTGTTTGTAGGTGACCAAGCTGATCCTGGTTTTCCATCGAGCTGAGGAATCTGCCTTCAGCAGTCGTGAACGGGAGTTATTCGTTCAGTTCTGCAGTGCGTTTGCTGAAGACATGGTGCCTTTCTTGAACCGATGTTTACAAGTTCTCTTTCCTCCAGCCCAGCTTGCTCTCATACTAGGTAAATATCCTCAGGATAAAATTTTGGGCATTTGtcacattacaaaaataaaacacgtTGCAGACACTATATGATGTTGCCTATCTTGTATTTGTATTGTAGGCGTTCCACCAACCCAGGTTTATAAATATGGCAGTCTTGGCTGCATTAATGTGAATGCAGTTCTGCAGCCGCTGGAGTTTGTTCTTCCCCAGAAGGAGCCTGTGACCTCTGTCCTGGATCTCTGCACTGATTTGAGCAGCTTGACCACAGCTGAATCAGATCCCTCGACTGCAGTCAAACCCGTAACACCTCAAGAAGAAAAGCCTGTATTTTCTAAACAAGAGCCTGTGTCAGCACCTGATCCTCATCTTTCACCAAAAGAGAACATTTCTGCAGAAGCAGTCAGTACAGAGGAAAACGACCCGAGCCCGGAGCCTAAAACGACCTTTGATGTACAAGACTTGACAGGGCCAGATGATTTGTCCACAACAGACATTAATGTTGAGGAGATGTTGTCAAAATAAAAAGCACTAAATGCATACATGCATCTGAACATACTTTGACCAGGGCTtggtttgcatttttatttgcaACTTTATTTGGTGAAGGTAATAATGTAATATACAATGTAATTAAATATGGTGTAATATATTCAAATTGTGAAAATCTCGTCACGTTTTCTATGACTCAGTGATCCCAAGAAGTATTTTAACACTTATGTCACACTTAAAATGTCGGAAAACCATTGCATTAGATAACAAATGACACttgatattttgatattgattttttattataaaagaaAGATGGCATTTTCAagcaaaacattttacaaaaagaTGTTGACTCTTTTGTTTGTTTGAGATTAGTGAAACATACTCATGATCATGTGATGACCTAAAACTGGTTTCTTTACTAGGAAACCTATGAATTTGAAAACTTGAGATTCACATATACACTAAAAACTATGAGTGACTAGATGGTGAAATGACATTGCAAATGTCATTGTTTGTGCATCATTTGTCATGCAGCTTATCTAAAGTAAACATGGTAAAACATGATGTTTAACTTAAGTGTTCTTATACCTTTTGTGGCATCTGTATGCAAGTCAAAATATAATTTGACTATGTATTGCATTTTATTTCTGTTGTCTGTTTATTGTTtgctatttgttttattattgttttggGAGGGGGGAGTTTTATTAAAACTGGATCAAAAATATTGGGCTGTTTTTCTGATATTTTGATAATCATTGGAACGAATCAAAGATTCAGTTTTTCCTTACTTACTCTTCGAAAaccatttacagttgaagtcaaaagtttacataccaaaataagagggatcatacaaaatgcatgtcattttttatttagtattgatctgaataagatattttagataAGTTAGCACAAAAATATGACTTCCTTATCACAATTTCAACTGGTATGAGAACAGAATaaggaaaatattttgtaatatagaCTTAaggtaaagagaaaaaaaatgaaacggCTGTTTCATTTAAATCACCATAAACATGTTAGGCTTTCAGTTCAGATTCTGTAGGTAGTGTGAGAACCCAATCACttcttaacatttttttttgcgtGCTGCGTTAGGATTTATTCGTTGTCTTCCCCCTCCGGTCTGGGTCTCCCTCAAATGTAAGCCAGCTGACCTGCTGTAGACATCATGCTCGGAGAACGGAGAGCTGCCGGCCAGGTAATCTGGATCAAACACATCAGTCTTCTGACGAGCCTTTCTAGACAATCTCTGCTGGGGGAAACGCTGATCTGACACCAGGTGTGGGTTGCTGGCGTGTTTTCCTCCTTGTGGCATAGGCAAAGAGTACTGAAAAGAATGAGAGAAGAGACAAAGCATAAGTACATGATCACTAGCATTGATTTACAGTTgttaatttacatacaccttctgcaaaatgttaattttttttaccaaaataagagagataatacaaaatgatagttgttcatgagtcccttgtttgtcatgaacagttaaactgcctgctattcttcagaaaaaaccttcaggtcccaaaaatttgctggttttccagcatttttgtgcatttgaaccttttccaacaatggctgtatgattttgagatccatcttttcacactgaggacaactgagggactcatatgcaactattgcagaaggttcaaacacttactgatgctccagaaggaaacacgatgcattaagaggcaggggtgtaaacttttgaacagaatgatgtgcacatttttcttattttgcttaaatatcatatttattcatttagtactgcccttcagaagctacttacatgttccccagaagacaaaataagtaaaatttccctgatctttaaattcaaaaagttttcaccctcggctcttaatgcgttgtgtttccttctggagcatcagtgagtgttcgaaccttctgtaatagttgcatgagtccctcagttgtcctcagtatgaaatgatgcatctcaaaatcatacagtcattgttggaaaggttttaaacacacaaaaatgctaaaaaaaaaatgctaaaaaaaaaaaaaaaaaaacaaggaatctgtgggacctgatggattttccTAAAGAAGAGTGGGCTGATTTGGGGCactctatgtaaacttttgaacagggtcattttcataaactcaactattttttgtggactatatttaatgccttttatgtgaaatatcttattcaggtcataactaaataaaaaataccatgcattttgtataatccctcttattttggtaaaataatgaacattctgcagattctgcagggtgtgtgtaaacttttgacttgaactgtaTGTGACACTACTCATGCAATACCTTCCAAATACATAAACTGAGCCAAATTTCTAATGCATTTAGCTCATAAATAACTGTCTCAGCATCCAAAGCATAACTCACTCTCTTCCCCTTTGGATTCATCACTTTGGGATTCCTGGAAAAATGCATCTGCACCGTGCCGTCCTCATGAATGGTGACAGGAACCTTCTTCAAGGTGCTGTTCCCACAATTTGGACAGAAAGATTTGTTCATGTTTGTTGTTGtcctaaaaacatgaaaaacaacaTTCATTACAGTATCCAAgtcatattataaatgtttaattaatcCTGCTACAAAACTGTTATTATTTTT
This region includes:
- the cog8 gene encoding conserved oligomeric Golgi complex subunit 8, whose protein sequence is MAAVDVEDESILASIFKDSFPENWRENPDFAAYLSQLSSCGVDELNREPERLAEERAQILQQTRELAFTNYKTFIRTADCTQHIYTDFSTVENCLSKLLHKLPSFTERCRGFIKEAEEISISRRMNSLTLNRHTEILEILEIPQLMDTCVRNGYYEEALELAAYVKRLEKKHSSLPVIQGIVHEVRLSAQLMLNQLLQQLRSNTQLPVCLRVIGYLRRMDVFTEAELRVKFLQARGSWLRSILAAIPDEDPYFHITKTIETCRVHLFDIITQYRAIFSDEDPLLPPGGQALNESAIFHGWVVQQAAQFLETLDRDLQRGVGSRLDSLLGQCMYFGLSFSRVGADFRGQLAPIFQQVALDTFRKAIQEAVDKFQEDMNLYTLISFPAILGSTIPPAVPSTQPGTLQPPMALLDFPPLACFLNNVLTAFNDLRLCCPIGLAQEVSRCIEEALNKVTKLILVFHRAEESAFSSRERELFVQFCSAFAEDMVPFLNRCLQVLFPPAQLALILGVPPTQVYKYGSLGCINVNAVLQPLEFVLPQKEPVTSVLDLCTDLSSLTTAESDPSTAVKPVTPQEEKPVFSKQEPVSAPDPHLSPKENISAEAVSTEENDPSPEPKTTFDVQDLTGPDDLSTTDINVEEMLSK